The Aerococcus christensenii genome segment ATATTATTGTAAGAAAGTTCCTTACCTTGAATCTGAATGGCTTGCGTTAAGCTAAAAGCGACTGGCAAAAGTTCTTCATAAAACTGGGCTTGTTGGTGACTGTTTTCTCCATAACGTAAGCTTTGTTTCAATTGATAGGTTAAAGTTAAGCTCTCCGGCTGCTCTTCGCCTACTTCTCGAGTTAAATATTGAGCGATTAAGGCATCATATTGAGCCGTATGCCGGAAAGCTTTAGCTGCTAAGCGAGCACGTAATTCTAAATCCGTCTCTCCCTTTTCTTTCAAGCTTTCCTGAATAAGAGCGTAATCATCAGGATCGGTAACGACCGTCACAGAAGCGTAATTTTTAGCTGCTGAACGAATCATAGAAGGGCCACCAATATCAATATTTTCAATAGCATCTGATAGCGTTGATTGAGGATTAGCAATGGTTTCTTTGAAAGGATAGAGGTTAACCACTACATAATCAATCGGCACAATCTGGTGGTCTTCCATGGCTTGAAGATGATCTTTTCGATCACGAAGACCTAATAAGGCCCCATGGATTTTAGGATGAAGGGTCTTCACTCTTCCGTCCATCATTTCTGGAAAACCTGTTACACTTTCGACAGAAATCACAGATAATCCGGCTTTCTCGAGAACCTTTTGGGTCCCACCGGTAGAGAGAATTTCAATTCCTTCTGCTACAAAACTTTTAGCTAAGTCTACGATACCTGATTTATCAGACACACTTATTAAGGCTCTTGTCATTTTTTACTTCCTTTCGCTTGACTTAATTGACGGACAACACTGGCATATAAACGATGTTCTGCTTGATGAATTCTCTGAGCAAGAGAATCTAAATCATCATCTTCTTCTATGGCTACTTTGACCTGAGAGAGAATTTCTCCACTATCAATTTCTTCATTGACATAATGAACGGTCACCCCTGTTTCCTTCACTCCTGCCTTAAAGGCATCTTTAATACCCGTTCGACCTGGGAAAGCTGGCAAGAGAGAAGGATGAATATTAATAATTCGGTGAGGAAAAGCCTCCAATAAAGGAGCATAAATGAGCCGCATATACCCCGCTAGAAGAATATAATCTACCTTTTCTTTCTGACAAAGGGTCACTAAGGCCTCTTCATAATCCTCTCTTGATTTAAAATCTTGAGGACTAAAAGTAAAGAATTTTATCCCTAAATTTTCTGCACGGGTCAAGGCATAGGCGTCTTTATGATCTGAAAATAAGAAAGAGATTTCAACGCCCTCTTTAGGATTAGAAAAAGCTTCCACTAAGGCTTGAAAATTAGACCCATTTCCTGAAGCGAATACGGCACATTTCATTTTAAGCTTCCTCCAATCGCACAGCACTTTCATTATCTGATCGTTTCTTCACTCGACCGATAACAGAAACTTTTTCACCTGTGGCAGTTAAAGTGGTTTGAACTTCTTCTAAATCATCTTCTCCAACTGCCAAGACCATCCCAATCCCCATATTAAAGATCTCATACATTTGGCGATGAGGGATTTTCCCTTTTTCTTCTAAGAAATCAAAGAGAGCCGGACAATCAAAACTCCCTAACTGAATATCAGCCTTCAAACCTTTCGGCAACATTCTAGGAACATTTTCAATAAAGCCACCTCCTGTAATATGGGCTAAAGAATGAATTTTCCCCTTTTGAATAAGAGGCAACACACTCTTCACATAGATGCGGGTCGGAGTCAGCAAAATTTCTCCTAGGGTTTGGTCTTCAGAAAGGCATGAGATCTTGTCAGATAAGTTGAAATGATAGTCTTCCAAAAGAATTTTTCGAACCAAAGAATAACCGTTGGAATGGATTCCTGAAGAAGCTAATCCTATCAAATAATCACCTTCTTGGACCTGATCTAAATCGATGAGCCGCTGACGTTCACCAATTCCCACAGCAAATCCTGCCATATCAAAGTCCCCCTGGCTGTACACCCCCGGCATCTCTGCTGTTTCTCCTCCTACTAGAGAAGCTCCCGCTTGTCGGCAGCCTTCGCAGATTCCCTTGACAAGTTCTTCAATGATCTCAGGTCTATTTTTATCCACTGCCAAATAATCTAGGAAAAAGAGAGGTTCTGCACCTTGTGCCAAAATATCATTAACGCACATAGCCACACAATCAATCCCAATAGTATCGTATTTTTGCTGGTTAATCGCTATTAAAAGCTTGGTTCCTACCCCATCTGTTCCAGAAACTAACACAGGTTCTTCATAAGAGAAAGATTTTAAGCTGACACTTGCTCCAAAGCTCCCTAATTTTGATAAAACTTCTGGACGTAGAGTCGTTGCCACATGTTTTTTGATTCTTTCTACTGCTTCATAACCTGCTTCTACATCTACGCCGGCTTCACGATAAGCTTTTGCCATGTCCTGCTTCCTCCAATTCTTTCAGTGATTGCAGATATTCTTCTTCATAATCATAGAGTGCCGTTGGATAATCTCCATTGAAATAAGCCATGCAAAGGCCGTTATAAGGTGATGAACTCTTCAAGCCGATCCCTTCTATCAATCCTTCTTGACTTAAAAAGGCTAAAGAATCTGCTCCGATTAAATCTCGAATTTCTTCAACAGAATGCCCAGCAGCTATTAGTTCATGAGTATTGGAAATATCAATGCCATAAAAACAAGGAAATTTCAAAGGAGGACTGGCAATGCGGACATGCACTTCAAGAGCTCCTGCTTCTCGTAAAAGTTGAACAATTCTTTTAGAAGTAGTTCCCCGAACAATGGAATCATCAATCATAACTACTCGCTTGCCGCTCACTAACTTGGACACTGCTGAGAGTTTCATCCGAACGCCTAATTCTCTCTCTTCCTGTGTCGGTTGAATAAATGTTCTTCCTACATATTGATTTTTAACTAAGCCCATCTCATTGGGGAGACCAGATACTTCCGCATATCCCATAGCAGCTGAAAGTGAAGAATTAGGAACCCCCACAACAATATCCGCCGACAAGCTAGGTGCTTCTTTGGCCAGGATTCGTCCACAATTTTTGCGAGCCATATGGACATTCACATCGTGAATATTGGAATCCGGACGCGCAAAATAAATATATTCCATAGAGCAAATCGCTTGTTGCCGATTGGAGGTATAGTATTCGCGATGAATTCCTTCTCGACTAATCGTGACAATTTCTCCTGCTTCTACATCAAACAGAACCTCAGCCCCTAATTGATTCAAAGCGCACGATTCGCTCGCCATAACGTAACTGCCGTCCGCCATTCGGCCAACGACTAAAGGACGAAAACCATTCGGATCACAGGCCCCAATCAAGGCTTTTTCAGTTAATACTAAGTAAGTAAATCCTCCCTTCACCTGACAAAGGGCATCTTTGACCCGATCAAAGAAAGTCGTTTTTGGACTATGGCGAATCAAATGCATAAGGACTTCACTATCTGATGTTGATCTGAAAATGGCGCCTTCCTTTTCTAAGCGCTTTTTGAGGATTTGGCCATTCACCAAATTCCCATTATGGGCTAAAGCCACGTCCCCTTCATTAAAGTGAAAGAGAAAAGGTTGAATATTATCCAAAGAAGACTCTCCGCTTGTCGAATAGCGAACATGACCAAGGGCGAACCGACCTTTCAATCCTTCAAATCGGTGATCTTCTTTAAAGATTTCACTAACGAGCCCTAATCCACGGTAGTCAGACATTCTCCCGGTTTCATCGATTGTTGTAATACCGGCCCCTTCTTGCCCGCGATGCTGCAAAGCCATCAACCCATAAAAGGCGCAACGAGCTGCTTGCTTGTTATTCCATATTCCAATCAAGCCACACTCTTCATAAGGCAAATCGTACGTTTCCTGATCAATAAAAGTAGAAACATAGTCTCCTTCTACAATAAACTCTCTTTTTCTTTGAGCTGACACCCGATCGCTCCTTCCCATAATCGGTTAAGTTCTTCTACTGAAGCGTGAATAGTTCCTGTTTGTGTTTCTAAACGATACTCCCCTTCGTCTGTTACACGTCCTAAAT includes the following:
- the purN gene encoding phosphoribosylglycinamide formyltransferase; the protein is MKCAVFASGNGSNFQALVEAFSNPKEGVEISFLFSDHKDAYALTRAENLGIKFFTFSPQDFKSREDYEEALVTLCQKEKVDYILLAGYMRLIYAPLLEAFPHRIINIHPSLLPAFPGRTGIKDAFKAGVKETGVTVHYVNEEIDSGEILSQVKVAIEEDDDLDSLAQRIHQAEHRLYASVVRQLSQAKGSKK
- the purM gene encoding phosphoribosylformylglycinamidine cyclo-ligase, whose product is MAKAYREAGVDVEAGYEAVERIKKHVATTLRPEVLSKLGSFGASVSLKSFSYEEPVLVSGTDGVGTKLLIAINQQKYDTIGIDCVAMCVNDILAQGAEPLFFLDYLAVDKNRPEIIEELVKGICEGCRQAGASLVGGETAEMPGVYSQGDFDMAGFAVGIGERQRLIDLDQVQEGDYLIGLASSGIHSNGYSLVRKILLEDYHFNLSDKISCLSEDQTLGEILLTPTRIYVKSVLPLIQKGKIHSLAHITGGGFIENVPRMLPKGLKADIQLGSFDCPALFDFLEEKGKIPHRQMYEIFNMGIGMVLAVGEDDLEEVQTTLTATGEKVSVIGRVKKRSDNESAVRLEEA
- the purF gene encoding amidophosphoribosyltransferase, translated to MPYEECGLIGIWNNKQAARCAFYGLMALQHRGQEGAGITTIDETGRMSDYRGLGLVSEIFKEDHRFEGLKGRFALGHVRYSTSGESSLDNIQPFLFHFNEGDVALAHNGNLVNGQILKKRLEKEGAIFRSTSDSEVLMHLIRHSPKTTFFDRVKDALCQVKGGFTYLVLTEKALIGACDPNGFRPLVVGRMADGSYVMASESCALNQLGAEVLFDVEAGEIVTISREGIHREYYTSNRQQAICSMEYIYFARPDSNIHDVNVHMARKNCGRILAKEAPSLSADIVVGVPNSSLSAAMGYAEVSGLPNEMGLVKNQYVGRTFIQPTQEERELGVRMKLSAVSKLVSGKRVVMIDDSIVRGTTSKRIVQLLREAGALEVHVRIASPPLKFPCFYGIDISNTHELIAAGHSVEEIRDLIGADSLAFLSQEGLIEGIGLKSSSPYNGLCMAYFNGDYPTALYDYEEEYLQSLKELEEAGHGKSLS